GGTGATAATCAATTTGAGATCATCATTCAAGAAGGTATTCGCGTTGTTTATTTATTGGACATTACGCGGTACGCAAAGATCGAAGAACGGTATAATGAGGAACAATTAGCAATCGGCCAGATCTTCTTAGATAATTATGATGAGATCACACAAACAATGACCGATAAAAGTATTTCTAATCTAAATAATTACGTGACTAATGAATTAAGTAACTGGGCACGGCATTATGGGATGTTTCTAAAGCGGGTCGATGACGATCATTTCTTCCTACTGACTTATGCTAAGGCGTTGAAAGAAATTGAGGCGGATAACTTCAAGATCCTTGATCGGATTCGTGATCGAACTTCAAAGCAGAATTATCCACTAACCTTGTCGGTTGGGATCGCGAATGGCGATACGGATTTGGCTAAGTTGGCCACTGTTTCGCAAAGTAATCTTGATTTAGCTTTAGGTCGTGGTGGCGATCAAGTCGTCGTTAAGGCGGAAAATGGTCAAGCACGATTCTATGGTGGTAAAACTAACCCGATGGAAAAGCGGACACGGGTGCGGGCACGGATGATCAGCCAAGCATTACAAGAAGTGATGAATCAGGTCGATCAAGTCTTCGTTATGGGACACGCACAGCCCGATATGGACTCGTTAGGGGCTTGCCTAGGGATTCGCCGGATCGCAGCGATGAACGGCAAGAAATGCTCGATCGTGGTCAATCAAGAGCATGTGCATACGGACATCCAACGTTTATTAGCTCAGTTACAAGCTGATCCTGAAATTGGGCCCGATATTCTGACACCAGATCAGGCGCCGGAGTTAGCAACTAATCACAGTTTGTTAGTGATGGTTGATCATTCGAAGCCATCGATCTCAACTAGCCCGATTTTATATCATCGTTTATCTAACCGAACGATTATTATTGACCATCATCGTCGTGGTGAAGAATTCCCAGAAAACCCGATGTTGGTTTATATCGAACCGTATGCGTCATCAACTTGTGAATTGATCACCGAAATGTTCGAGTACCAACCTAAGGAAACTGAAGCTATCAACAAGCTAGAAGCAACGGCGATGTTAGCCGGTATTACCGTTGATACAAAGTCCTTCTCATTACGGACAGGGACACGGACTTTTGATGCGGCCAGTTACTTGCGTTCAGTTGGTGCCGATGCGGTTATGGTTCAACGGCTGCTGAAAGAAAATGTCGATAATTATATTCAGAAAAATCATTTGATCGAGTCGATTGAATTTATCCGCCCAAATATGGCATTATGTTTAGGTGAGGAAGATGAGACCTACGATCCAGTTATCGCGGCACAAGCGGCCGATACGCTGTTATCATTGTCGGGGATCGACGCTTCCTTTGTCATTACCCGGCGGCCTGGCGGCGATATTGGAATCTCCGCGCGTAGCCTAGGTGAGG
This is a stretch of genomic DNA from Loigolactobacillus coryniformis subsp. coryniformis KCTC 3167 = DSM 20001. It encodes these proteins:
- a CDS encoding DHH family phosphoesterase, which produces MKKLFSKDHLPAFLQNDRLRLTAIGLVVLAMFGVILAFFINFILGIFLLVLFAALVGTVFYALETVTKNTNKYISDLSYRIKRGEQEALIKMPIGILLYSEENEIEWTNPYLQEYLGKKEVLGEQIATIDPELAKLITENEATNEPKTVRWGDNQFEIIIQEGIRVVYLLDITRYAKIEERYNEEQLAIGQIFLDNYDEITQTMTDKSISNLNNYVTNELSNWARHYGMFLKRVDDDHFFLLTYAKALKEIEADNFKILDRIRDRTSKQNYPLTLSVGIANGDTDLAKLATVSQSNLDLALGRGGDQVVVKAENGQARFYGGKTNPMEKRTRVRARMISQALQEVMNQVDQVFVMGHAQPDMDSLGACLGIRRIAAMNGKKCSIVVNQEHVHTDIQRLLAQLQADPEIGPDILTPDQAPELATNHSLLVMVDHSKPSISTSPILYHRLSNRTIIIDHHRRGEEFPENPMLVYIEPYASSTCELITEMFEYQPKETEAINKLEATAMLAGITVDTKSFSLRTGTRTFDAASYLRSVGADAVMVQRLLKENVDNYIQKNHLIESIEFIRPNMALCLGEEDETYDPVIAAQAADTLLSLSGIDASFVITRRPGGDIGISARSLGEVNVQVIMEQLGGGGHLSNAATQLQDSTVAAARDQLEQVITKIEQDTAE